A segment of the Streptomyces sp. L2 genome:
GGCCGGTGTGCGGCACGGGTCTGACGAGCACCCCCTACAACGGCTCCGCCCCGAGCACGTCGTCGAGCAGCTCCTCGAACAGCACCTCGTCGAGCGGCACCACCAGCCGCTCCAGCGACCAGCAGGCCGCCTCCCGCTCCGCCGAGCGTCCGGCCGCCAAGAGCGAGAAGACCGTCACCACCCCGACCGGCAAGAAGGTCAAGAAGGGCGACGGCGAGTACAAGGTCGTCAAGGGTGACACCCTCAGCTCCATCGCCGCGAAGCACCACGTCGACGGCGGCTGGGAGAAGCTGTTCAAGCTGAACAAGGACATCGTCGACGACGCCGACCTCATCTTCCCGGGCCAGCAGCTGCACCTGAAGTAGGCAGCGGCCCGCCCCCGTCCCCACGGGTTCCCCGCCCCGGTGCGTCTTCCCCCGTACGCACCGGGGCGGGGTCTGTTCTGTTCGCCCCGGTCTCCCGCCCGCCCGGCCGCCTGCCCGACCGCCCGGCCGTCTCCCCGGCCGACCATCCGCCGGCCGTCTGCGCGACCGACCGCCCGCCGGCCGTCTGCGCGACCGACCGTCCGTCGGCCGTCTGCGCGACCGTCCGTCCGTCGGCCGTCTCCCCGGCCGACCATCCGCCGGCCGTCTGCGCGACCGACCGTCGGCCGCCTGCCCGCCCCTTTCCCGTGCCCCGTGCACCGACCCTTTGTTCCGGTGGTGAACAATGGGTACGGTCTCCCTGTCCACGGGACGGTCGGTCGGTGGCCGACGCGCCCGGGACGGTTAGGCTCTAGTCGCAAGGCACCGCCGTAAGGCACCGCGCCCCGCACTTTCAGCGTCACATCCCAGAAGGAGATGCTCGTGCCGTCCATCGACGTCGTCGTAGCCCGGGAAATCCTGGACTCCCGAGGCAACCCCACGGTCGAGGTCGAGGTCGGCCTCGACGACGGCAGCACGGGTCGTGCCGCCGTCCCGTCCGGCGCCTCCACCGGTGCCTTCGAGGCCATCGAGCTGCGTGACGGCGACCCCAACCGCTACCAGGGCAAGGGCGTGGAGAACGCCGTCCTCGCCGTCATGGACCAGATCGGCCCGGAGCTCGTCGGCTACGACGCCACCGAGCAGCGCCTGATCGACCAGGCCATGTTCGACCTGGACGCCACCGACAACAAGGGCGCCCTCGGCGCCAACGCCATCCTCGGTGTCTCCCTCGCCGTCGCCCACGCCGCCTCCGAGGCGTCCGACCTGCCCCTCTTCCGCTACCTGGGCGGCCCGAACGCGCACGTGCTGCCGGTGCCGATGATGAACATCCTGAACGGCGGGTCGCACGCCGACTCCAACGTGGACATCCAGGAGTTCATGATCGCCCCGATCGGCGCGGAGACCTTCTCCGAGGCCCTGCGCTGGGGCGCCGAGGTCTACCACACCCTCAAGAAGGTGCTGAAGACCAAGGGCCTGTCCACCGGCCTCGGCGACGAGGGCGGCTTCGCCCCGAACCTGGAGTCCAACCGCGCCGCGCTCGACCTCATCCTCGAGGCCATCAAGCAGGCCGGCTACGTCCCCGGCGAGCAGATCGCGCTCGCGCTCGACGTCGCCGCGTCCGAGTTCTACAAGGACGGCGCCTACGAGTTCGAGGGCAAGTCCCGCTCGGCCGCCGAGATGACCGAGTACTACGAGGAGCTGGTCGCCGCCTACCCGCTCGTCTCCATCGAGGACCCGCTGTTCGAGGACGACTGGGCCGGCTGGAAGGTCATCACCGACAAGCTCGGTGACAAGGTCCAGCTCGTCGGCGACGACCTGTTCGTCACCAACCCCGAGCGCCTCGCCCGCGGCATCGAGGAGGGCTCCGCCAACGCCCTGCTCGTCAAGGTCAACCAGATCGGCTCGCTCACCGAGACCCTGGACGCCGTCGAGATGGCCCAGCGCAACGGCTTCAAGTGCATGATGTCCCACCGCTCCGGCGAGACCGAGGACGTCACCATCGCCGACCTGGCCGTCGCCACCAACTGCGGCCAGATCAAGACCGGCGCCCCGGCCCGCTCCGAGCGCGTCGCCAAGTACAACCAGCTGCTGCGCATCGAGGAGATCCTCGACGACGCCGCGGTGTACGCGGGCCGCAGCGCGTTCCCGCGCTTCCGCGGCAGCGCGGAGATCTCCAAGGGCTGAGCCCGGGCCGAACAACGCGCCCGGGCCACCCGTCCGGGAAACCCGGCGCGAGGCTTAGCCAGTCGTCCGTACGTCCCCGGACCCGGTCCCGTACCGTGTCCGGGGACGTACGTACGTGTGAAAGGGGAGGCGGAGAGCGAGATGCCCACCAAGGACCGGGACCGTTTCTCCACCGCGACCAGGCTGCGGGTGCTCGGCGAGCAGACGGCGGCCCGGGTCTACCGCTCCCAGACCAAGCGGCAGGCCCGGCGCTCCCGGCTCACCGGCCGCGCGGCTCTGCTCGCCCTGGTGCTCTGCTCGATGATCGTCGCCCTGGCCTATCCGATGCGGCAGTACGTCTCCCAGCGCGCCGAGATCGCCGACGTGCAGAAGCAGCAGGACCAGGCCCGGGAACGCGTCGAGCAGCTGCGCGACCTCAAGGCCCGCTGGCAGGACGACGCCTACGCCGAGCAGCAGATCCGCAAGCGGCTGCACTACGTGCGGCCCGGGGAGACCGGGTACACGGTCGCCGGCCAGGGCGCGGCCCAGCAGTCCCGCACCGACCTCAGGGCCGCCCGCCGGCCCTGGTACGCGAACGTCTGGGACGGGGTCGACCGGTCCGACGCCTCCGACCGGTGACCCGGCCCGCCCCGGCCGGCGTCCCGCACAGCAACCCGTAGAAAGCCATCCGAAAGCAGTCATGGACACCCCTCCGCCGCCCACCGGGCGCACCGAACCGACCGACGCGGACGTCGCGGCCTTCCAGCAGCAGCTCGGCCGTCCGCCACGGGGCCTCAGGGCGATCGCCCACCGCTGCCCCTGCGGCCAACCGGACGTCGTCGAGACGGCGCCCCGCCTGCCCGACGGCACGCCGTTCCCGACGACGTACTACCTGACCTGCCCGCGCGCCGCCTCGGCCATCGGCACGCTGGAGGCGAACGGGGTCATGAAGGAGATGACGGAACGGCTCCAGAGCGACCCGGAGCTGGCCGCCGCCTACCGCGCCGCGCACGAGGACTACATCCGGCGCCGGGACGAGATCGAGGTGCTGGCCGGCTTCCCGAGCGCGGGCGGCATGCCCGACCGGGTGAAGTGCCTGCACGTCCTGGTGGCCCACTCGCTGGCCGCCGGGCCGGGCGTGAACCCGCTCGGCGACGAGGCGATCGCGATGCTGCCCGAGTGGTGGGCGAAGGGCGCTTGCGTGACGCTCCCCGAGGACGACCGGAAGGAGACCGACCGGTGACCCGGGTCGCCGCCGTCGACTGCGGTACGAACTCCATCCGGCTCCTCGTCGCCGACGCCAACCCGGAGACGGGCGAACTCGTCGACCTGGACCGGCGCATGACGATCGTGCGGCTCGGCCAGGGCGTCGACCGCACCGGGCGGCTCGCCCCCGAGGCCCTGGAGCGCACCTTCGCCGCCTGCCGCGAGTACGCGCGGATCATCAAGGAGCACGGCGCCGAACGCCTCCGCTTCGTCGCCACCTCCGCCTCCCGCGACGCCGAGAACCGGGACGACTTCGTGCGCGGGGTCCTCGACATCCTCGGCGTCGAGCCCGAGGTCATCACCGGCGACCAGGAGGCCGAGTTCTCCTTCACCGGCGCCACCAAGGAACTCACCGGCCGCACCGACCTGGCCACGCCCTACCTGGTCGTCGACATCGGCGGCGGCTCCACCGAGTTCGTCGTCGGCGACGAGCACGTGCGCGCCGCCCGCTCCGTGGACGTCGGCTGCGTCCGCATGACCGAACGGCACCTCGTGCACGAGGGCGCCGTGACCGACCCGCCCACCGAGGAGCAGATCGCCGCCATGAAGGCGGACATCGAGGCCGCCCTCGACCTCGCCGAGCGGACCGTCCCGCTGCGCGAGGCCCGCACCCTGGTCGGCCTGGCCGGCTCGGTCACCACGGTCTCCGCGATCGCCCAGGACCTCCCCGAGTACGACTCCGAGCGCATCCACCACTCCCGCGTCTCCCGCGACCGCGTCCGCGAGATCACCGACTGGCTCCTGCGCTCCACCCACGCCGAGCGTTCCGCCGTCCCGTCCATGCACCCGGGCCGGGTCGACGTCATCGGCGCGGGCGCCCTGGTCCTGCTGACCATCATGGAACGCACCGGCGCCGAAGAGGTCGTCGTCAGCGAACACGACATCCTGGACGGCATCGCCTGGTCCGTGGCCCGGCAGACGCCCTGAGCGGGGCGCCGGACTCAGGGTCGGTGTCCACCTGAGGTATGACACGGCGG
Coding sequences within it:
- the eno gene encoding phosphopyruvate hydratase, with the protein product MLVPSIDVVVAREILDSRGNPTVEVEVGLDDGSTGRAAVPSGASTGAFEAIELRDGDPNRYQGKGVENAVLAVMDQIGPELVGYDATEQRLIDQAMFDLDATDNKGALGANAILGVSLAVAHAASEASDLPLFRYLGGPNAHVLPVPMMNILNGGSHADSNVDIQEFMIAPIGAETFSEALRWGAEVYHTLKKVLKTKGLSTGLGDEGGFAPNLESNRAALDLILEAIKQAGYVPGEQIALALDVAASEFYKDGAYEFEGKSRSAAEMTEYYEELVAAYPLVSIEDPLFEDDWAGWKVITDKLGDKVQLVGDDLFVTNPERLARGIEEGSANALLVKVNQIGSLTETLDAVEMAQRNGFKCMMSHRSGETEDVTIADLAVATNCGQIKTGAPARSERVAKYNQLLRIEEILDDAAVYAGRSAFPRFRGSAEISKG
- a CDS encoding transglycosylase family protein; amino-acid sequence: MLFSSKGKHRRPSKATRAIALAGVTGAAVAAPLMAAGNASAATASQWDAVAQCESGGNWSINTGNGYYGGLQFSASTWAAYGGTQYAAQANQAGKAQQIAVAEKVLAAQGKGAWPVCGTGLTSTPYNGSAPSTSSSSSSNSTSSSGTTSRSSDQQAASRSAERPAAKSEKTVTTPTGKKVKKGDGEYKVVKGDTLSSIAAKHHVDGGWEKLFKLNKDIVDDADLIFPGQQLHLK
- a CDS encoding DUF501 domain-containing protein, coding for MDTPPPPTGRTEPTDADVAAFQQQLGRPPRGLRAIAHRCPCGQPDVVETAPRLPDGTPFPTTYYLTCPRAASAIGTLEANGVMKEMTERLQSDPELAAAYRAAHEDYIRRRDEIEVLAGFPSAGGMPDRVKCLHVLVAHSLAAGPGVNPLGDEAIAMLPEWWAKGACVTLPEDDRKETDR
- a CDS encoding Ppx/GppA phosphatase family protein, whose protein sequence is MTRVAAVDCGTNSIRLLVADANPETGELVDLDRRMTIVRLGQGVDRTGRLAPEALERTFAACREYARIIKEHGAERLRFVATSASRDAENRDDFVRGVLDILGVEPEVITGDQEAEFSFTGATKELTGRTDLATPYLVVDIGGGSTEFVVGDEHVRAARSVDVGCVRMTERHLVHEGAVTDPPTEEQIAAMKADIEAALDLAERTVPLREARTLVGLAGSVTTVSAIAQDLPEYDSERIHHSRVSRDRVREITDWLLRSTHAERSAVPSMHPGRVDVIGAGALVLLTIMERTGAEEVVVSEHDILDGIAWSVARQTP
- a CDS encoding septum formation initiator family protein, with amino-acid sequence MPTKDRDRFSTATRLRVLGEQTAARVYRSQTKRQARRSRLTGRAALLALVLCSMIVALAYPMRQYVSQRAEIADVQKQQDQARERVEQLRDLKARWQDDAYAEQQIRKRLHYVRPGETGYTVAGQGAAQQSRTDLRAARRPWYANVWDGVDRSDASDR